The following are encoded in a window of Amaranthus tricolor cultivar Red isolate AtriRed21 chromosome 2, ASM2621246v1, whole genome shotgun sequence genomic DNA:
- the LOC130806849 gene encoding protein BEARSKIN2-like: MGSSSNGGVPPGFRFHPTDEELLHYYLKKKITFQKFDMEVIREVDLNKMEPWELQERCRIGSTPQNEWYFFSHKDRKYPTGSRTNRATNAGFWKATGRDKCIRNTFKKIGMRKTLVFYRGRAPHGQKTDWIMHEYRLEDTDDLQGTTTGEDGWVVCRVFKKKNLFKVGNEQGGATASATSDQLLYNPTGSNCNDQSRPFIRSDHTNNPHYQHHLLQRNDPQPTSSFDLYMKPDLGLHSYSHPHQIAALSHPDHYTTNPHHLYQATGACEAGPIALEIGPCESSNPHHQGINEWTMLDRVVGHQQDDDQQASADNLTSAVHEMNQQQQQHQLSLRGEMDFWGYAK, encoded by the exons ATGGGATCTTCGAGTAACGGCGGTGTTCCGCCAGGGTTTAGGTTTCATCCAACAGATGAAGAGTTGCTTCACTATTATCTCAAGAAGAAAATCACGTTTCAGAAGTTTGATATGGAGGTCATTAGAGAGGTTGATTTGAATAAGATGGAGCCTTGGGAACTCCAAG AGAGGTGTAGAATAGGATCAACCCCACAAAATGAATGGTACTTCTTTAGCCATAAAGACAGGAAATACCCAACAGGATCAAGGACTAACAGAGCTACAAATGCTGGATTTTGGAAAGCAACGGGGAGAGATAAATGCATCAGAAACACCTTCAAGAAGATTGGTATGCGTAAAACCCTTGTTTTTTATCGAGGAAGAGCTCCACATGGTCAGAAAACTGATTGGATCATGCACGAATATCGCTTGGAAGATACTGATGACCTTCAAGGAACAACTACTGGG GAAGACGGATGGGTGGTATGTAGAGTGTTCAAGAAGAAAAACTTGTTCAAAGTTGGAAATGAGCAAGGAGGGGCTACAGCAAGTGCTACCTCTGATCAGCTTTTATACAACCCCACAGGATCAAACTGTAACGACCAATCACGTCCATTTATCAGATCAGATCATACCAACAACCCTCATTACCAGCATCATCTCCTCCAACGCAATGATCCTCAACCAACCTCCTCCTTTGATCTCTACATGAAGCCTGACCTTGGTCTTCACAGCTACTCCCACCCACACCAGATTGCAGCTCTTTCTCATCCTGACCATTACACTACAAACCCTCACCATCTCTACCAAGCTACTGGTGCATGTGAGGCAGGGCCCATTGCCCTAGAAATAGGCCCGTGTGAGTCGTCAAACCCGCATCATCAAGGGATCAATGAGTGGACAATGCTGGATCGTGTGGTTGGTCACCAGCAGGATGATGATCAACAGGCAAGTGCTGATAACTTGACTTCTGCAGTGCATGAGATGAaccagcaacaacaacaacatcagcTTTCTTTACGTGGTGAAATGGATTTCTGGGGTTATGCaaagtga
- the LOC130805544 gene encoding uncharacterized protein LOC130805544: protein MSLLTEHSLSPSMIRGQGYDGAIAVAKKNVNCTWLFDVLANLLNVVGASCKRRDLIRKNQAQVVAQALEVGEIESGSVLEEIGENGFPDDKLKAQVVLGSLESFDFIFMAHFMLTIFGYTNDLCVALQRKEQDIVNAISLVQRRSRRFAKQATNLHHFRVAIFLEVIDLHFQEIDNRFNEKNM, encoded by the exons ATGTCCTTGCTTACGGAACATTCATTGAGTCCTTCCATGATAAGAGGTCAAGGGTATGATGGGGCAA TTGCGGTTGCTAAAAAGAATGTTAATTGTACTTGGCTTTTTGACGTACTTGCAAACTTGTTAAATGTGGTGGGAGCTTCTTGTAAGAGAAGAGACCTTATTCGAAAAAACCAAGCTCAAGTAGTGGCTCAAGctttggaagtgggggaaattgAAAGTGGATCGG TGCTTGAGGAGATTGGAGAAAATGGCTTTCCGGATGATAAGCTCAAAGCTCAAGTTGTTTTAGGATCTTTGGagtcctttgattttatttttatggctcATTTCATGTTGACTATTTTTGGCTACACTAATGATTTATGTGTTGCTTTACAAAGAAAGGAACAAGATATTGTTAATGCCATTAGCCTTGTTCAAA GAAGATCAAGACGTTTTGCTAAACAAGCAACAAATCTACATCATTTTCGGGTTGCAATCTTTTTGGaagtaattgatttgcattttcaagAGATTGATAACCGTTTTAATGAGAAGAACATGTAG